The proteins below come from a single Alkaliphilus sp. B6464 genomic window:
- a CDS encoding transglutaminase-like domain-containing protein → MKKFLTCILIGLIIFSSIIPVFAEDVTNQPLNTYTVEYKHMITNKSDKTMNIEVELMSLLNDTASYYSLLKETTVKGSHVYKGQHSAFTYIFKNVNPKQETTLEKEYTVKLLPIDYAVNSKDIEKGELKGYNMYLNEEQYILTNDKLIKQKAKEIVGNEENPYKKAELIYKYIVKNMKYNKKSPINNSGSYSAIRDVLRGTEKQLNEDIKKGLVYNEKTQKYEEKTFNQQQGGICFEYATLFAAMLRSEGIPARVPVGFVVTSDEVVKLKKVGSIDISENAHAWVEFYIEPYGWVIADPTITGITNSTPDNIILQNFGKTNNFYIKQGYSYPSMQHKVPDNVIYNHEVILKVYQGNQRTNQDNGSNVDIDENMDDDTQSREDEEYPSNQEVIQDVDLSKAKFRILNRKKIMNNYYEKVQSTLDKEGILSYIDSNIVNNVQMTRGESAAIMYAITEGKGKYNEIKWKDIEGHWSEDMAKELSKHRILIGYKDNTVKPDKYVSEGDIQILVKRIFNENISQPISTLVKNFIQLLKTLI, encoded by the coding sequence ATGAAGAAATTTTTAACATGTATATTAATAGGATTAATAATATTTTCAAGCATTATACCAGTTTTTGCAGAAGATGTTACTAATCAACCTCTCAACACCTACACAGTAGAATATAAGCATATGATAACGAATAAATCAGATAAAACAATGAATATCGAAGTAGAACTAATGTCGCTACTTAATGATACAGCATCTTATTATTCATTACTAAAAGAGACTACAGTAAAAGGTTCTCACGTATATAAAGGGCAACACTCTGCATTTACTTATATATTTAAAAATGTAAATCCGAAACAAGAAACTACTTTAGAAAAAGAATATACAGTTAAACTTCTGCCAATTGATTATGCAGTAAACTCAAAGGATATTGAGAAAGGTGAATTGAAAGGATACAATATGTATTTAAATGAAGAACAATATATTTTAACCAATGATAAATTAATCAAACAAAAGGCTAAAGAAATAGTTGGAAATGAAGAAAACCCCTATAAAAAAGCAGAATTGATTTATAAGTATATTGTTAAAAATATGAAGTATAATAAAAAATCTCCAATTAATAATTCTGGATCATATAGTGCAATTCGAGATGTTTTAAGAGGAACTGAAAAGCAGTTAAATGAAGATATAAAAAAAGGATTAGTTTATAATGAAAAGACACAAAAATATGAGGAAAAAACTTTTAATCAACAGCAAGGTGGAATTTGCTTTGAGTATGCTACTTTGTTTGCAGCAATGCTTAGGTCAGAGGGTATTCCTGCTAGAGTACCAGTAGGTTTTGTGGTAACAAGTGATGAAGTTGTGAAACTTAAAAAAGTTGGATCTATTGATATAAGTGAAAATGCCCATGCTTGGGTTGAATTTTATATTGAACCTTATGGTTGGGTAATTGCAGATCCCACAATAACGGGAATTACAAATTCTACTCCTGATAATATAATTCTTCAAAACTTTGGAAAAACAAATAACTTTTATATAAAACAAGGATATTCTTATCCTTCTATGCAACACAAGGTTCCAGACAATGTAATCTATAATCATGAAGTAATATTAAAAGTGTATCAAGGAAATCAGCGTACGAATCAAGACAATGGATCAAATGTTGATATTGATGAAAATATGGATGATGATACTCAATCAAGAGAAGATGAAGAATATCCTTCTAATCAGGAGGTAATACAAGATGTGGATCTTTCAAAAGCGAAATTTCGGATTCTTAATAGAAAAAAAATCATGAATAATTATTATGAAAAAGTCCAAAGTACTCTCGACAAGGAAGGAATTTTATCATATATAGACAGTAATATAGTAAATAATGTTCAAATGACAAGGGGAGAGTCTGCTGCTATTATGTACGCAATTACAGAAGGAAAAGGAAAGTATAATGAAATAAAGTGGAAGGATATAGAGGGTCATTGGTCGGAGGACATGGCCAAAGAGTTATCAAAGCATAGAATTTTAATAGGATATAAGGACAATACCGTCAAACCTGATAAATATGTTAGTGAGGGAGATATTCAAATATTGGTTAAAAGGATATTTAATGAGAATATTTCACAGCCTATTTCTACATTGGTTAAGAATT